One Halovivax ruber XH-70 genomic region harbors:
- a CDS encoding DUF3054 domain-containing protein produces MSESHAHVRRLARTVPRSPVLPVLDLVVITTFIGYGLTRHGLDPWAFPTYTVKAVTPFAIGWLLVAPLLGAYSERTLGSFAWTAGVVAGAWVVASLLGGAIRATSLFPGGATPIFMVVIVGFGLAFVLAWRLVVTAVHRRWRGQPRSPAGRRAD; encoded by the coding sequence ATGTCCGAGTCACACGCGCACGTTCGCCGGTTGGCACGTACCGTCCCACGCTCGCCCGTGTTGCCGGTCCTCGACCTGGTCGTCATCACGACGTTCATCGGGTACGGGCTCACCAGACACGGGCTGGATCCCTGGGCGTTTCCGACCTACACCGTCAAAGCGGTGACGCCGTTCGCGATCGGCTGGCTGCTCGTCGCGCCGCTTCTCGGCGCCTACAGCGAGCGCACGCTCGGTTCGTTCGCCTGGACGGCCGGCGTCGTCGCCGGCGCCTGGGTCGTCGCCTCGCTGCTCGGTGGGGCGATCCGAGCGACGTCGCTCTTTCCGGGCGGGGCAACGCCGATCTTCATGGTCGTCATCGTGGGATTCGGGCTGGCGTTCGTCCTGGCGTGGCGACTCGTAGTGACTGCCGTCCACCGGCGATGGCGAGGACAGCCTCGTTCTCCAGCTGGGCGCCGGGCTGACTAG